A region of Denticeps clupeoides chromosome 19, fDenClu1.1, whole genome shotgun sequence DNA encodes the following proteins:
- the aadac gene encoding arylacetamide deacetylase isoform X2 → MADFSEVLGLKDYMGVMMFITFVEGVVPVSDERVLVSEEQFDGVEVVVYQPAQQDASVELRRAVIYFHGGGWCLGSTRMGPYDQLARKLVTELNAVVVSVEYRLAPAHHFPVQFEDAYHVVKHFLQNSVLSQYYVDPGRVAVSGDSAGGNLAAAVAQQLQQDPDQKVQLKAQALLYPVLQALDLNTPSYQQNQHMPILPRTLMVRFWSEYFTSDKRLFHAMMANAHNSPESATLLKFVNWSAFLPESFRQAYNYTAPPVVENESSGPSSSPQRSMADPRASPLLVPDSVLRSLPKAYVLTCEYDVLRDDGLMYVTRLRSAGVEVTHQHYPGGFHGALMFTMWPSDFEIAHRMTENYIRWLQLNL, encoded by the exons AGGAGCAGTTCGACGGCGTGGAGGTCGTGGTGTACCAGCCCGCCCAGCAGGATGCCAGCGTGGAGCTGAGGAGGGCGGTCATTTACTTCCACGGCGGAGGATGGTGCCTGGGCAGCACCA GGATGGGTCCTTACGATCAGCTCGCCCGGAAGTTGGTCACAGAGCTCAATGCCGTCGTCGTCTCTGTGGA ATATCGTCTGGCTCCTGCACACCATTTTCCTGTCCAATTTGAGGACGCGTACCACGTAGTGAAGCACTTTCTCCAGAACAGTGTCCTGTCTCAGTACTACGTGGACCCGGGCCGGGTTGCGGTCTCAGGGGATAGTGCTGGTGGAAATCTGGCAGCGGCCGTGGCCCAACAG TTGCAGCAAGACCCTGATCAGAAAGTGCAGCTGAAGGCTCAGGCTCTGCTGTACCCTGTGCTGCAGGCCCTGGACCTCAATACACCGTCCTACCAGCAGAATCAGCACATGCCCATCCTGCCCCGTACCCTCATGGTGCGTTTCTGGAGTGAGTACTTCACCAGTGACAAGAGACTCTTCCATGCCATGATGGCCAATGCTCACAACAGCCCCGAGTCGGCCACCTTGCTCAAGTTTGTCAACTGGAGCGCCTTCCTCCCTGAGTCCTTCCGGCAAGCCTACAACTACACCGCCCCTCCTGTTGTGGAAAACGAGAGCTCTGGGCCTTCCAGCAGCCCACAGCGCTCCATGGCCGACCCCCGGGCCTCACCGCTACTGGTGCCGGACTCAGTGCTGCGCTCGCTGCCTAAAGCATACGTCCTGACGTGCGAGTACGACGTGTTGCGAGACGACGGCCTGATGTACGTCACGCGTCTGCGGAGCGCGGGGGTGGAGGTCACGCATCAACACTACCCGGGTGGATTCCACGGGGCCCTCATGTTCACCATGTGGCCCTCTGACTTTGAGATTGCTCACCGAATGACGGAGAACTACATCCGCTGGCTCCAACTTAACTTGTAA